Sequence from the Sulfuricurvum sp. IAE1 genome:
TCTCTTTTTTTCGCCCTTCGGAAAGCTTTTCGACCCGTCCGTAATAGGCGAGCGAGATATTTTTGTTTTTGACTTTCGCCTCTTTGTCATACACGATCCCGATAATCTGGGCGTATTTCCCCTCTTTGAGGCTACCGAGATCTTCGTCTGAAAGGGAGATCCCGGAGAGATTGATCGCTTTGAAATCAAAGAGTTCCTCAAAACGGGGAACTTTTGCGTCGATGCCCAAAACGGTATGGAGACGTTCGAGTTCTTTGAGATTTTTTTTGCGTTCGAGCTCATAACTGGAGATCTGTGCGGTCAGGTTTTTGAGACGGTCGAGGGCTGAACTCACATATTCTCCTTGGAACACCGTAAATTTGGATAATTTTAACGAACATTGACTTATAATATCAAACTTTTTTTATATGGGATTTTTATGGACTATCTACGTATTCAAGGCCCTACCAAGCTCCAGGGAACCGTTGTGATCTCCGGTGCGAAAAATGCCGCATTACCCCTTATCACACTGGCACTGCTGGCTCACAACAAAGTCACTATGACCAACATGCCCGAAGTCGCGGACATCAAAACGCTCCTCAAACTGCTCCAGAATCTGGGAGCGTCTTACAACCTGGAAAACCATACCCTCACCATCGATACTTCGACGGTCAACCACACGATGGCCAACTACGACATCGTCAAAACCATGCGGGCGTCGATTCTCGTCCTCGGCCCCCTGCTTGCCCGTTTCGGCCACTGTGAGGTCTCCCTTCCGGGCGGATGCGCCATCGGGCAGCGTCCCATCGACCTGCATCTCAAAGCACTCGAACAGATGGGAGCGGAAATCACGATCCATGCGGGGTACGTCCATGCCGTAGCGCCCGAGGGGCTCAAAGGGGCACATATCGTTTTCGATAAAATTACCGTGACCGGAACCGCTAACATCGTTATGGCCGCCGCCCTTGCCCACGGCAAAACGGTGATTCAAAACGCCGCGCGCGAACCCGAAGTAGTGCAGCTGTGCGAGATCCTCCGCGACAGCGGCATCGACATCAGCGGAATCGGCACTTCCGAACTCGTCATTATCGGAACGGGCGGCAAAACGATCGACATGATCGATTTCGAAGTGATCCCCGACCGGATCGAAGCCGGGACCTATCTTTGTGCCGCCGCCATTACCGATTCATCAATCACCCTTGAAAACGTACGCCCCGATCACCTCGATGCCGTCACGGCGAAACTTGAACACATGGGGTGCACCTTCGAACTCGGCGAAACGACGATGACGATTCACCCTGCCCAAAAGCTCAAACCCGTCGATATCATCACCCAGGAATACCCTGCGTTCCCGACCGACATGCAAGCACAATTCATGGCCCTCGCCGTCCGTGCCAACGGAGCGAGCACCATCGAAGAGCGCCTGTTCGAAAACCGTTTTATGCACGTAAGCGAATTGCAGCGTCTGGGTGCCGAAATCAAACTCAGCGGCCATACGGCAACGGTTATCGGGGCTTGCGAACTCTTCGGAGCCGATGTTATGGCAACCGACCTTCGCGCTTCCAGTGCACTGGTACTGGCGGGCATGGCAGCCGAAGGGACGACCAACGTCCACCGTATCTACCATCTCGACCGCGGATACGAAAACCTGGAGCAAAAACTGCGCGCACTCGGCGCGACCATCGACCGCCTCAAAGAATAAACGCCGCCTTTTTCCCGCTGGCGCGGGAAACCCCTTTTTCTTTTACTCCCCGCAGCCGTATGCAAGATTCGTAATGTAATACTCGCAATACCGTTTTGATCGTTTGCGAAAAATTTTTCGGAATAGCTTTTTCATACCAAATTGCATGCAAAAAATATGCCAATAAAAAGAGATGGGGAAGAAGAAGTTTCCCCCTTACGGGGAAGCGAGGGGAGAAAGGGTTAGAGATCGCCTTCGATCACTTTTCTGAAGGTGTTGTAGTAGACATCGCGCATCGCCGAGAGGTCCATCGTAACGTCGTTGAGGACAAACGTATCGCCCCCCACGGTTCCGATTTTCTGGCAGGCCAGGGTGCCTGCCATCGCTTCAAACGCGGCGCAGTTTTCCGGTGCGACCTCGATGATCGCGCGGCTCATACTCTCGGCAAAGATGTCGCGGCTGTCGGCGACCTCAATGACGGCTTGAACCCCTTTGGCGCTGATACAGGCCATTTTTGCCAGCGCGATCGCGGCACCGCCGGCGCTGCAGTCTTTCGCCGAAGCGAGAAGCCCTTTTTTATTCGCTTCGATGACGAGGTTCCACAGAGCCCGCTCTTTATCGTAATCGATCGCAGGAATCGTTCCGGCAACGACGTTGTAGAGTTCTTTCATGTAGAGCGACCCGCCGAACTCGCTTTTGTTTTCACCGACGAGGTAAAGGATGTTCCCCTCTTTTTGGAACGAAGAGAGAAGCACTTTGTTCTGGTCTTCATTGACGCCCACCATCGCGATCGAAGGGGTCGGGAAAACCGATTTACCGTTCGTTTCGTTGTAGAGCGATACGTTACCGCCGATGACGGGGGTGTTCAGTTCGGCGCACGCCTCTTTTATCCCGAGGCACCCCTGGGCGAACTGCCACATTACTTCAGGATTTTCGGGGTTTCCGTAGTTCAGACAGTCGGTGATCGCTTTGGGGGTCGCACCGCTCATCGCGACGTTACGGCCGCTCTCGATGACGGCGGCCGCGGCTCCGGCTTTGGGATCGATGTAGCAGTAGCGGACGTTACAGTCCGCGCTCATCGCAAGCGCCACACCGTTTTCCTTGACACGGATCACCGATGCATCAAGCTCTCCCCCTTTTTTGATCGTATTGGTCTGGACCATCGAATCGTACTGCTGATAGATCCACCCTTTGTCAACGACCTCCATCGAAGAGATCAGTTTTTCGAACGCTTTTTGGTTGTCTACCGCTTCGAAATCCCCTAGTTTGACGTTTTTGATCTCGGCGAGGTATTTGGGTTCACTCATTGGACGATCCAGAACCGGAGCCTCTTCACTTACCGGATCGACCGGAACATCGGCCACTTTTTCGCCGTGCCAGAACAGCTCCATATGGCCCGTATCGGTTACTTCTCCGATGACGGCGCAGTCGAGGTCCCATTTCTCGAAAATATCGATGATCGCCTGCTCCGACCCTTTTTTCGCACAGATGAGCATCCGCTCCTGCGACTCGGAGAGCATGAACTCATACGGCTGCATCCCCTCTTCGCGGGCCGGCACCTTGTCCAGGTGCATGATCATACCGCTTCCGGCACGTCCGGCCATCTCGAACGAGCTGGAGGTGAGGCCCGCAGCCCCCATATCCTGAATCCCGACGACGTAATCGGTTTTGAAGAGCTCCAGACACGCTTCAAGGAGGAGTTTTTCGGTGAACGGGTCCCCGACCTGCACGGTAGGACGGAGGCTTTTCGACGCTTCGGTGAAGCTGTCGCTACTCATCACCGCACCGCCCAGACCGTCGCGACCTGTTTTGGAGCCGACGTAGATGACGGGGTTGCCGATCCCCTCGGCACGGCCGTAAAAAATCTCGTCGCTTTTCGCAAGCCCGAGGGTAAAGGCGTTTACGAGGATATTGCCGTTGTAGCACTCATCGAAACTTGTTTCACCGCCGATGGTCGGAACCCCCATACAGTTACCGTATCCGCCGATCCCCGAAACGACGCCGCGCACGAGGAAACGCTGGTGCTTGCTCACGTCGTCATTGTTCAGAACGTTTCCGAAACGGAGCGCATTGAGGTTCGCGATAGGGCGGGCACCCATCGTAAAGACGTCGCGCATGATACCGCCGACGCCCGTAGCGGCGCCCTGATACGGTTCGATGAAGCTGGGGTGGTTGTGGCTTTCCATTTTGAAAACCGCCGCATAGCCGCCCCCGATATCGATAACCCCGGCATTTTCACCCGGTCCTTGAATGACCCACGGTGCTTTCGTCGGAAAGCCGCTCAGATGTTTTTTGGAAGATTTATAGCTGCAGTGTTCGCTCCACATTGCCGAAAAAATACCGATCTCGACGAGGTTCGGTTCGCGTCCGAGAATTTTTTTGATGTGTTCGTAGTCACCCGTCGACAGCTTGTGCTGCTTGAGAACTTTTTCGATATCTGGAAGTGGAGTGCTCACGGCAAATTCCTTGTAGAAATAAATAATGCCGCGATTATACCAAAGGGTAATCAAGCGCCCCCTTAATTTGCTGTCGATTTACCAAACCGTTTTACATTATCACTTGAAAAAACATTATCGGAGGTTTGTACCCATGCATGTATCCAAACGTCTTGTAATCGCTTTGAGTGCCGTTCCCCTCTTGCTGGCGGCGGCCCCTTCCAAACCCTGCAACTCGGGTTGCCCGTTCTGGGGAATCGAAGAGATGGAAAACTTCTTCAACCGTCCCTATCCCAGAACAAACGCTTTCGCATCGACAATGAAAGAGGATGAAAAACGCTACCTCATCACGATCGACCTTCCGGGGATCGACAAAAAAGAGATCACCGTCGAAACATCGGGAAACCGTCTTAGCGTATCGGGAGAGCACAAAGAAGAGAACGCGGACAAAGAGTCGTCCAAGAGAAGCTACGCCCAGTTCCAGCAAAGCTACCTCCTTCCCCCTGATGCGAACCTCGATGCGATCGAAGCGAGTTCGAAAAACGGGGTACTGACCATTACCGTCCCCAAAACGGGGAAAAAGGTATCGAAAAAAATCGAGGTCAAATAACCGCTAGAACTCCTGGTTGAGCAGTTCGTCGAACCGATTCACTTTTTCCATCGCATCGGCAATCAGGCGGTCCATTTTTTTCGGATCGATCCGGTAGCGTTCCATAAACGGACGGATCGATTCGTAATCGGTATTTTCGATGTGGCGGGTCACGGTGAGCAGCTCGCCCCATTCCCCCTGCGCTTCGAACATCGCTTCCTCGATTTCGGGGGAGACGTTGATCTTGTGCAAAAATTCCCGATGCGACATGTTCAGCAGCAAATGGATCAGCGAAAGCATCCCCACCAGATACGCCGTATCGATTTTTTCCTGCGATGCCTCAGGCCGGCTCAGCTTCAACAGTCCCGTCATAATTTCGGTGCGGTTGATAACCATCAGAAGGAGCGGGTGATTGGCCCCGCCCACACTGCGGAAAGCGGCGAGCATCAGCATCAGCCAGTTGGCGAGTGCCTTCCGCCCGATCAGTGATATGATCTGCCGGATCGACGTAATCGGGGCCCGGAATGAAAAATACGACGAGTTCAAAAACCGCATCAGCTGCAGTGAAAGGACATGGTTTTTCTCAAGAGCCTCAACGATCTCGGTGATGTCGGCATCGTTTTCAAGAAGATTCCAGATCATCAGCGCCTGTTCCCTCGAAGGGCTCAGCGACTCTCCCTGCACGACGTGCGGACGCTTGAGGTAAAACCCCTGGAAATAATCGCATCCGAGGGATTTGTAAAATTCGAACATCACGTGGGTTTCGACTTTCGAAGCGATCACTTTTTTCCCCTTGCGGTGAAGCCGCACGATTCCCTCTTGCGCCCATCGCTTCATGGTGCGAAGCGTATCGATTTTAACGATATCGATCCAGGGGGAGAGTGCTTCGATCCGTTCAAGGTTGGCTTCGTTGATCGCGGCATCGTTGATGCCGAACCGGAATCCCTGTGAGTAGCGCCGTTTGAGCACTTCTTCCAGACGCGGGTCGCCCAGCGACGATTCCAGCACCATCAGTAGGAATTTCTGCGCGGGGATCGTTTCGACAATATCGTTTTCAAGAAATTCCCGATCGGTTTTCAAAAGCCCCCGGTAGCCGCCGACTGCATTTTCGGGGCCGATTTCATTCATCACGCGGTCAAGGACCGATGCCGAAACCGAAACGTCGGTAGGTCGGCCCGCATCTGCGGAATCGTCACGGAACATGATGTCGTATCCGAACATCCGGTAGTTTTTGTCGCTGATGCTCTGGCGCCCGATCAGACTCATCGTTCTTCCTCGCCTTAATGAAATCCGAAATCCGCTTCGGTGCGGCAGTTTTTTTTCAGTTCGAACAGATCCGTGCAACGGATACGAAGCACTTCATAACTCTTCTTCCCCGCCGGGAGCTGCACGCTGAATTCGTCCCCGACCTCTTTTCCCAATAATGCCCGTGCAAGAGGCGAATGGACCGAAATCAGACCGTTTTCGGGTTCGCTTTCCAACGTTCCGCAAATCGTGTAGCAATACTCGTCGTCGTTGTCGATATCGCAAATCTCCACCGTCGCACCGAAATGGACCCGGGCATGATCGAGGGCAAGGGGATCGATAATCTGCGCTTTTTCGATCATTGCATTGAGGTAGAAAAGGCGTTTGTCGATGTGGCGGAGCTTCTCTTTGGCCGCATGGTATTCGGCATTCTCGCTCCGGTCCCCTAATTCCGCGGCACGCTGTTTTTCCCCGTTTACACGGGGTTTTTCAACCTCTTTGAGATACTTGAATTCCCGCAACAGTTCATCGTACCCCTTCGGCGTCATCGGCTCCGTTTTCATCGTTATTTGGCGAATCCGAGGATGTAATAGGTCGGTTTTCCTTCGACTTTTTGCAGTTCCACTTTGTATTTGTCGGCGAAATGGTTGATTTTCTCCAGTGCATCGGCGGCACTGGTTTCGTTCGTCGCATCGATCTTGATTTTGAAACAGTCGTTGCTGTTGGAGAGGGCGACATACGATTCATCGGTTTTCAGCGCCTCGTGCAGATCAAGGATATGCTTGATGATTTTTTCGTACCCGTGCGTATTGGCTTCGATCCGGGAAAGCTGGAGGCTCAGCGCCTCATTGGGAGTGTATCCGAGCTGGTTCAAAATCGCTTCGTGTGTCATTATCTTCATTCCTTTGCAAAATTAAAGAGCTTATTCTAACACAGAAGATATAATGGGCTTCATGAAATCACTCCTTATCCGCCTCACCCACGGCCTCTACGACCAGGATATCGCCAGCGAAGAGCGTGAACTCGTCGCGCAATGGCTCTCGATGAAATTCCTCGTCCACGAAAAAGGGAAATACACCTTCGCTTCCCAGTACCGTGCGGGGACAATCGGCCTCGTTCAGGAACGGGGGGCTTATCTTCAGAGCATCGGGGAGAGCATCCGCGACCATTTTATCGATGCGGCGAACCTGATGGGGGCGAAAAACGGCGATCTCGTCATCGCCCAGCGGCTCATGGGGCGGCGCGGCGGACCTCAGGCCAAAGTAGTCCTTATCGCGGGACGAAGCGAGACATTCAGTATCGCGGTGGTAGCACAAGGGTTCGGCGGCCTCGTGTTGCAGGACATCCGCACCCTGCATCCCGCCGGCTTTGCCCTCTCGGAGCTTCCCAACGCAGAGGAAGGATCGCTTTACCAGATCAACAACCAAAGCGGAAAGATCGAAGCGTACCTGGGGAACCTCTCCGACCCCACGGTCGATGAAAAAATCGTCCTCGCCCTCTACAACAAACACGATGCGTTCGACGAGGAAGTGTTACGCCAGGCCCGGGAATTTCCCAAAGAGGTCGATGCTTCCCTCTACCCTCACCGCCGCGACCTGCGCCACCTCCCTTTCTGTACGATCGACCCCGTCACCGCCAAAGACTACGATGACGCGATCTGCTACGTTCCCGACACCAACACCCTCTACGTCGCCATCGCCGACGTAAGCGAATACGTCAAACCCTTCGGTGCGATCGACGCCGAGGCGATCTACCGCAGTTTCTCGATCTATCTTCCCCACCGCTCCATTCCCATGCTGCCGCGCGAGCTCAGCGAAACGCTCTGTTCGCTGCAGGGGAACGTCGACCGTCTCGCCTACACGTTTGAAATGCATCTTGACCCGACCACCTACGACGTCGATTCATTCGACCTTTACGAATCGATCATACATTCCCACCGCCGCTTCACGTACGAAGAGATCGACGCCTATCTGGAGGGGAACTTCACGGTACAGAGTGAAAAAGAGAGGCTGGCCCTCGCCTACATCCGTCCGCTCAACGATCTGACGGCAAAACTGCGCGAGGAGCGGATGAAAAAAGGGTACAACTTCCGCTCCAGCGAACTGGAGATGCGGATCGACGCGGAACAGAACATCGTCTCGACCGAGTTTGCCGTCGAAACCCCCTCTCACGCCCTGATCGAAGACTGCATGCTGCTGGCCAACAAAGCGGCCGCCTCGATGTACGAGCGGGGCGTTTTCCGGATCCACGAGCCCCCTTCCCCGATGAAGCTTCAAAGCCTTTACACCGAACTGGCATCGATCGGAATATTCGTCGAGTTCCAGGCTTCGGTCAAAGAGACCATCACCGCCATTCAGGCCGAAGCCGAACGCCGGGGGCTGGTGAGCGAAGTCGACACCCTCATCATCCGCGCCCAGATGCAGGCGCGCTACGCCCCCTACAACCTGGGGCATTTCGGTCTGGGGTTCGAGCGCTACACCCATTTCACCTCACCGATCCGGCGCTACAGCGATCTGGTCGTCCACCGTCTGCTCAAAGCTATCCAGGCGGGCGATACGGAAGAAGGTTCCTACGTCCTGCGTAATATCGAATCGCTCTGTACCTCGATCAGCGAAAAAGAGCGCGAAGCCAGCGACATCGAAATCCGCTTCCACGAACGTAAATTCGCCCGTTGGGCCGCTACCGTCATCGGTCAGGAGTTCAAAGCCCGCGTCATGAAAGCCGAAGACGACGTTTTCGCCGAAATCCACGACGTCGTGACGGGGGCAAGCGTCGCCGTCACGGGCCATTTCGGGCTGATGCTCTTTGATGACGTGGTCGTACGGATTGAAAAAGCCGATCTCGCCACCGCCAAAATCACCGCGTCATTCGTACGCAAAATCGAAAAGGAAACGGATTGAACCGACAAGACCTCGACCGCCATCTCCAAAACAATACCGCACCCCGGGCAATGGCGCTGTTCGGAGAGAGCCATTTTCTGATCGACCGCTACGCACAGCGCCTCGGCGCAATCGAAGGGGCTTCCGTACTGAGCCTCTATTACGACGAATACGATGCGTCCGTCGCCAAGGCCCACCTTTCACAGGGTTCCCTTTTCGGCGACCGCAATCTTTTGATCGTCAAGTCGGAGAAAAAACTCCCCAAAAGCGATCTGGACACCCTCGTCGAGCTTGTGGGGAAAAATTCCGACAACTTTTTCCTCTATTGCTATTACGGCGATGACGTCAAAGGAGCCGACACGGCTTTCAAAG
This genomic interval carries:
- the murA gene encoding UDP-N-acetylglucosamine 1-carboxyvinyltransferase, giving the protein MDYLRIQGPTKLQGTVVISGAKNAALPLITLALLAHNKVTMTNMPEVADIKTLLKLLQNLGASYNLENHTLTIDTSTVNHTMANYDIVKTMRASILVLGPLLARFGHCEVSLPGGCAIGQRPIDLHLKALEQMGAEITIHAGYVHAVAPEGLKGAHIVFDKITVTGTANIVMAAALAHGKTVIQNAAREPEVVQLCEILRDSGIDISGIGTSELVIIGTGGKTIDMIDFEVIPDRIEAGTYLCAAAITDSSITLENVRPDHLDAVTAKLEHMGCTFELGETTMTIHPAQKLKPVDIITQEYPAFPTDMQAQFMALAVRANGASTIEERLFENRFMHVSELQRLGAEIKLSGHTATVIGACELFGADVMATDLRASSALVLAGMAAEGTTNVHRIYHLDRGYENLEQKLRALGATIDRLKE
- the purL gene encoding phosphoribosylformylglycinamidine synthase subunit PurL, which encodes MSTPLPDIEKVLKQHKLSTGDYEHIKKILGREPNLVEIGIFSAMWSEHCSYKSSKKHLSGFPTKAPWVIQGPGENAGVIDIGGGYAAVFKMESHNHPSFIEPYQGAATGVGGIMRDVFTMGARPIANLNALRFGNVLNNDDVSKHQRFLVRGVVSGIGGYGNCMGVPTIGGETSFDECYNGNILVNAFTLGLAKSDEIFYGRAEGIGNPVIYVGSKTGRDGLGGAVMSSDSFTEASKSLRPTVQVGDPFTEKLLLEACLELFKTDYVVGIQDMGAAGLTSSSFEMAGRAGSGMIMHLDKVPAREEGMQPYEFMLSESQERMLICAKKGSEQAIIDIFEKWDLDCAVIGEVTDTGHMELFWHGEKVADVPVDPVSEEAPVLDRPMSEPKYLAEIKNVKLGDFEAVDNQKAFEKLISSMEVVDKGWIYQQYDSMVQTNTIKKGGELDASVIRVKENGVALAMSADCNVRYCYIDPKAGAAAAVIESGRNVAMSGATPKAITDCLNYGNPENPEVMWQFAQGCLGIKEACAELNTPVIGGNVSLYNETNGKSVFPTPSIAMVGVNEDQNKVLLSSFQKEGNILYLVGENKSEFGGSLYMKELYNVVAGTIPAIDYDKERALWNLVIEANKKGLLASAKDCSAGGAAIALAKMACISAKGVQAVIEVADSRDIFAESMSRAIIEVAPENCAAFEAMAGTLACQKIGTVGGDTFVLNDVTMDLSAMRDVYYNTFRKVIEGDL
- a CDS encoding Hsp20/alpha crystallin family protein, whose amino-acid sequence is MHVSKRLVIALSAVPLLLAAAPSKPCNSGCPFWGIEEMENFFNRPYPRTNAFASTMKEDEKRYLITIDLPGIDKKEITVETSGNRLSVSGEHKEENADKESSKRSYAQFQQSYLLPPDANLDAIEASSKNGVLTITVPKTGKKVSKKIEVK
- a CDS encoding EAL and HDOD domain-containing protein; translated protein: MSLIGRQSISDKNYRMFGYDIMFRDDSADAGRPTDVSVSASVLDRVMNEIGPENAVGGYRGLLKTDREFLENDIVETIPAQKFLLMVLESSLGDPRLEEVLKRRYSQGFRFGINDAAINEANLERIEALSPWIDIVKIDTLRTMKRWAQEGIVRLHRKGKKVIASKVETHVMFEFYKSLGCDYFQGFYLKRPHVVQGESLSPSREQALMIWNLLENDADITEIVEALEKNHVLSLQLMRFLNSSYFSFRAPITSIRQIISLIGRKALANWLMLMLAAFRSVGGANHPLLLMVINRTEIMTGLLKLSRPEASQEKIDTAYLVGMLSLIHLLLNMSHREFLHKINVSPEIEEAMFEAQGEWGELLTVTRHIENTDYESIRPFMERYRIDPKKMDRLIADAMEKVNRFDELLNQEF
- the greA gene encoding transcription elongation factor GreA: MKTEPMTPKGYDELLREFKYLKEVEKPRVNGEKQRAAELGDRSENAEYHAAKEKLRHIDKRLFYLNAMIEKAQIIDPLALDHARVHFGATVEICDIDNDDEYCYTICGTLESEPENGLISVHSPLARALLGKEVGDEFSVQLPAGKKSYEVLRIRCTDLFELKKNCRTEADFGFH
- a CDS encoding ribonuclease R family protein — translated: MKSLLIRLTHGLYDQDIASEERELVAQWLSMKFLVHEKGKYTFASQYRAGTIGLVQERGAYLQSIGESIRDHFIDAANLMGAKNGDLVIAQRLMGRRGGPQAKVVLIAGRSETFSIAVVAQGFGGLVLQDIRTLHPAGFALSELPNAEEGSLYQINNQSGKIEAYLGNLSDPTVDEKIVLALYNKHDAFDEEVLRQAREFPKEVDASLYPHRRDLRHLPFCTIDPVTAKDYDDAICYVPDTNTLYVAIADVSEYVKPFGAIDAEAIYRSFSIYLPHRSIPMLPRELSETLCSLQGNVDRLAYTFEMHLDPTTYDVDSFDLYESIIHSHRRFTYEEIDAYLEGNFTVQSEKERLALAYIRPLNDLTAKLREERMKKGYNFRSSELEMRIDAEQNIVSTEFAVETPSHALIEDCMLLANKAAASMYERGVFRIHEPPSPMKLQSLYTELASIGIFVEFQASVKETITAIQAEAERRGLVSEVDTLIIRAQMQARYAPYNLGHFGLGFERYTHFTSPIRRYSDLVVHRLLKAIQAGDTEEGSYVLRNIESLCTSISEKEREASDIEIRFHERKFARWAATVIGQEFKARVMKAEDDVFAEIHDVVTGASVAVTGHFGLMLFDDVVVRIEKADLATAKITASFVRKIEKETD